The Paenibacillus sp. FSL R7-0204 genome includes a region encoding these proteins:
- a CDS encoding SpoIID/LytB domain-containing protein: MKLAKWTTTGIGLLGRGALAALLAAGSLLIPADHARADSGGPIRVALYADIGSKYKSTVPLVTLQSEQSFSLLPAAGGSPLLSVPAQNKVRVSLDGFRVKVLETPSWQTAADAAKKLQSSSNKPQIFMAARGGAKVYQLYTGGYTSESAANNGLNAVLKAGLAIPEGQTPAVAGTKHLSAGSYATLEEAQAVVGSLTTAGLDAWPVFISGEGGSARTEVWVGEASSDSELAAVSASAAALLPQLALTPVAPGAPGVMIRMDAGLDFNSEVQAFHYLLSGSNAKFILSGNDKGIMLTERSKRIYRGDMELGNLNGSLSVINVVPLEQYLYAVVGGEVSSGWPEEALKAQAVAARSYALSQGNRFDVANVVDTTLSQVYNGIGAEAPTIIKAVDATAGEVLQSGGKVVEAVFSSNSGGVTADPSEVWNSGGNYASVASAEDVAAVGSAKKWYYVLLDSGVSGYAREDNIKLTGDKTAAGLSIATATAKDVNIRPLPVVDSSAAPAGKLNPGQNAVVLNQVYESGSYSWIKGPYSSAELLKSLAGKTSGSLPSSITTLEVTRRGPSGRAVEVKANGQILQVKYPDLFRSSFGGLPSTLFDIVPAGSYTVLGADGSTAAIGSASPAGVLSASGQVTSSGNGTVVMGADQTSRVVTGSPGFYFIGWGYGHGLGMSQWGVKGMADKGYDYKQILQHYFNNVTIIKN, encoded by the coding sequence ATGAAACTTGCGAAGTGGACAACAACAGGAATCGGGCTGCTGGGCCGGGGGGCGCTGGCTGCATTGCTTGCAGCAGGCAGTCTTCTCATTCCGGCAGATCACGCCCGCGCCGATTCCGGCGGGCCCATCCGGGTTGCACTGTATGCCGACATTGGCAGCAAATATAAATCTACCGTACCGCTGGTAACCCTGCAGTCCGAGCAGAGCTTCAGCCTGCTTCCGGCAGCCGGCGGCAGCCCGTTATTGTCGGTTCCGGCCCAGAACAAGGTCCGTGTCAGTCTGGACGGGTTCCGGGTGAAGGTGCTGGAGACGCCAAGCTGGCAGACCGCTGCGGATGCGGCGAAGAAGCTCCAGTCTTCTTCCAATAAGCCGCAGATTTTCATGGCTGCGAGAGGCGGAGCCAAGGTATACCAGCTATACACTGGAGGCTATACCAGTGAGAGTGCAGCCAATAACGGGCTGAACGCAGTCCTCAAAGCCGGTCTGGCGATTCCAGAGGGACAGACCCCTGCGGTGGCCGGCACCAAGCATCTGTCTGCGGGCTCCTACGCTACATTAGAGGAAGCCCAGGCGGTAGTCGGCAGCCTGACGACTGCCGGCTTAGATGCCTGGCCGGTATTCATATCCGGTGAGGGCGGCAGTGCGCGGACCGAGGTATGGGTAGGCGAGGCGTCAAGTGACAGCGAGCTTGCGGCGGTCTCTGCTTCGGCAGCAGCGCTGCTTCCTCAGCTTGCTCTGACGCCTGTGGCTCCGGGTGCACCCGGAGTAATGATCCGCATGGATGCAGGGCTCGATTTCAACAGCGAAGTTCAGGCCTTTCATTACCTGTTATCCGGAAGTAACGCAAAGTTCATTTTGTCCGGCAATGATAAGGGAATTATGCTTACAGAAAGGTCCAAGCGGATCTACCGCGGCGATATGGAGCTTGGCAATCTGAATGGTTCATTGTCTGTCATTAACGTGGTTCCGCTGGAGCAATATCTGTACGCGGTAGTGGGGGGAGAGGTATCCTCCGGCTGGCCTGAGGAGGCGCTGAAGGCCCAGGCTGTAGCGGCACGCAGCTACGCGTTGTCCCAAGGGAACCGCTTCGATGTTGCCAATGTGGTGGATACAACGCTCAGTCAGGTCTATAACGGAATCGGTGCAGAAGCACCCACAATCATCAAGGCGGTCGATGCAACGGCAGGTGAAGTGCTGCAGAGCGGCGGCAAGGTTGTAGAGGCGGTATTCTCCTCGAACAGCGGCGGTGTTACGGCTGACCCGTCGGAAGTATGGAACAGTGGCGGCAACTATGCCAGTGTGGCCAGCGCAGAGGATGTGGCTGCAGTGGGTTCGGCCAAGAAGTGGTACTATGTACTGCTGGACAGCGGCGTCTCCGGCTATGCCCGGGAAGATAACATCAAATTAACAGGCGATAAGACAGCCGCAGGGCTCTCCATTGCCACAGCCACAGCCAAGGATGTGAATATCCGGCCGCTGCCTGTTGTAGACAGCAGTGCTGCTCCGGCAGGTAAGCTGAATCCCGGCCAGAACGCCGTAGTGCTGAATCAGGTCTATGAATCCGGCAGCTACAGCTGGATCAAGGGCCCGTATTCTTCAGCCGAGCTGCTGAAGAGCCTGGCCGGCAAGACCAGCGGCTCTCTGCCCTCTTCTATAACCACTCTGGAGGTTACCCGGCGCGGGCCATCGGGAAGAGCGGTGGAGGTCAAGGCGAACGGCCAGATCCTGCAGGTGAAGTACCCTGATCTGTTCCGTTCCTCCTTCGGCGGATTGCCCAGTACCTTGTTTGATATTGTACCTGCCGGCAGTTATACTGTATTAGGCGCTGACGGCTCTACAGCTGCTATCGGCAGCGCAAGCCCGGCCGGAGTGCTGTCTGCCTCGGGCCAAGTGACGTCCAGCGGCAACGGAACAGTTGTGATGGGTGCGGATCAGACCTCAAGAGTCGTGACCGGCAGTCCGGGCTTCTATTTCATCGGCTGGGGTTACGGACACGGACTCGGCATGTCCCAATGGGGCGTGAAGGGAATGGCTGACAAAGGGTATGATTATAAGCAAATATTGCAACACTATTTTAATAACGTTACTATAATTAAGAATTAA
- the queA gene encoding tRNA preQ1(34) S-adenosylmethionine ribosyltransferase-isomerase QueA — protein MNVELYDFHLPEELIAQTPLADRSSSRLLMVDKESGQLDHGHFTDILGQFRPGDTLVLNDTRVIPARLFGVKEDTGAKAEVLLLKNLDGDRWEALVKPGKKLKTGAVIVFSEELRAVIEEEADMGGRTLRFIYQGIFQEILDRLGSMPLPPYIKETLDDRERYQTVYAKHEGSAAAPTAGLHFTTELLEQIAAIGVNIVYVTLHVGLGTFRPMSVETVEEHVMHAEYFELSRAAADVINEARARGGRIIAVGTTSCRTLETVGRQCQGGPIEACSGWTDIFIYPGYEFTVVNALITNFHLPKSTLVMLVSALAGRELILAAYEEAIKQQYRFFSFGDAMFIY, from the coding sequence ATGAATGTTGAACTTTATGATTTCCATTTGCCGGAGGAGCTGATTGCCCAGACTCCGCTTGCCGACCGCAGTTCATCCAGACTGCTTATGGTAGACAAGGAGAGCGGGCAGCTGGACCACGGTCATTTCACGGATATACTGGGGCAGTTCCGTCCGGGCGATACGCTTGTCCTTAATGATACACGGGTTATTCCCGCCAGACTGTTCGGAGTCAAGGAAGATACCGGAGCCAAGGCCGAGGTCCTGCTGCTTAAGAATCTGGACGGGGACCGCTGGGAGGCGCTGGTGAAGCCGGGCAAGAAGCTGAAGACCGGAGCGGTCATTGTCTTCAGCGAAGAGCTTCGTGCCGTGATTGAGGAAGAGGCAGATATGGGCGGGCGGACACTCCGCTTCATCTATCAGGGGATTTTCCAGGAGATTCTGGACAGGCTCGGATCCATGCCGCTCCCTCCTTATATTAAGGAAACCCTGGATGACCGTGAGCGGTATCAGACGGTCTATGCCAAGCACGAAGGCTCGGCGGCAGCGCCGACAGCCGGACTGCATTTCACCACAGAGCTGCTGGAGCAGATTGCAGCCATCGGTGTGAATATCGTCTATGTCACACTTCATGTCGGTCTCGGGACCTTCCGTCCGATGTCTGTCGAGACAGTAGAAGAGCATGTCATGCATGCCGAGTATTTCGAGCTGTCGCGGGCAGCAGCGGATGTGATCAATGAAGCCAGAGCAAGAGGCGGAAGAATAATAGCTGTAGGCACAACCTCCTGCCGGACCCTGGAGACCGTAGGCAGACAATGCCAGGGCGGGCCGATAGAGGCATGCAGCGGCTGGACGGATATTTTTATTTATCCGGGTTATGAATTCACTGTCGTTAATGCACTGATTACCAATTTCCATCTGCCCAAGTCAACCTTGGTCATGCTGGTAAGCGCTTTGGCTGGCCGGGAGCTGATTCTCGCCGCGTATGAAGAAGCGATTAAGCAGCAGTACCGGTTCTTTAGCTTCGGCGATGCAATGTTCATTTATTAA